In the Arthrobacter zhaoxinii genome, one interval contains:
- a CDS encoding SDR family NAD(P)-dependent oxidoreductase, translating to MTAESTGALAGKVAVVTGSGQGLGLAYASELARRGAAVVINDVVQETADRAVEMITSAGGRAVAVVAPVGTTEAAVALVEGAVAAFGRLDILVTNAGVLRDKSLLKMTDEDFDLVIQVHLRGTFTCAREAYRYFKENNVAGRIITIGSPTGQYGNFGQTNYAAAKAGIVGMVRTWALEMRKAGVTANAVIPVAATAMTETVPYFRAAVEAERRGEPMPDFFRKDLGFGTSADVAGLVAYLASDDAAGITGQVIGAGGDRLQIFSHPVPVVTEYREGGWTFEALHEQFPALLEGNLQPVGEKMPPLPEELEPQAS from the coding sequence ATGACCGCTGAATCCACTGGTGCACTCGCCGGAAAGGTCGCCGTCGTCACCGGCTCCGGCCAGGGCCTCGGGCTGGCCTACGCCTCCGAACTCGCCCGCCGGGGTGCCGCCGTCGTCATCAACGACGTGGTTCAGGAAACAGCAGACCGGGCCGTCGAAATGATTACTTCCGCCGGAGGCCGGGCCGTCGCCGTCGTCGCCCCGGTAGGCACCACTGAAGCCGCCGTAGCCCTGGTGGAGGGTGCCGTGGCCGCCTTCGGCCGCCTGGACATCCTGGTCACCAATGCGGGTGTCCTGCGGGACAAGTCACTGCTGAAGATGACGGACGAGGATTTTGACCTGGTGATCCAGGTGCATCTGCGCGGCACGTTCACCTGCGCCCGCGAGGCGTACCGGTACTTCAAGGAAAACAACGTGGCGGGCCGGATCATCACCATCGGCTCCCCCACCGGCCAGTACGGCAACTTCGGCCAGACCAACTACGCCGCCGCCAAGGCCGGCATTGTCGGCATGGTCCGCACCTGGGCGCTGGAAATGCGCAAGGCCGGCGTCACCGCCAACGCCGTCATTCCCGTGGCCGCCACCGCCATGACCGAGACGGTCCCCTACTTCCGCGCCGCTGTCGAGGCGGAACGCCGCGGCGAGCCGATGCCGGACTTCTTCCGCAAGGACCTGGGGTTCGGCACCTCCGCCGACGTCGCCGGGCTGGTCGCCTATCTGGCCTCCGACGACGCCGCGGGGATCACCGGGCAGGTTATCGGTGCCGGCGGGGACCGGCTGCAGATCTTCTCCCACCCCGTCCCCGTAGTCACCGAATACCGCGAGGGCGGCTGGACGTTTGAGGCGCTGCACGAGCAGTTCCCCGCACTCTTGGAGGGCAACCTGCAGCCGGTCGGGGAGAAGATGCCTCCGCTGCCTGAGGAACTCGAACCGCAGGCATCGTAA
- a CDS encoding hexameric tyrosine-coordinated heme protein: protein MELVPNNSLKCATPEEGRQLAIQLALQTAFAIQPDDQAEHIIRDAYANNPDGIIAASHVVATEFATVAAANNYWR, encoded by the coding sequence ATGGAGCTTGTTCCGAACAATTCGCTCAAGTGCGCCACCCCGGAGGAAGGCCGGCAGCTGGCCATTCAACTGGCGCTGCAGACCGCCTTCGCCATCCAGCCGGACGACCAGGCGGAGCACATCATCCGCGACGCCTATGCCAACAACCCGGACGGCATCATCGCGGCCTCCCACGTGGTGGCCACTGAGTTCGCGACCGTTGCGGCCGCGAACAACTACTGGCGGTAA
- a CDS encoding MaoC family dehydratase — translation MTEAPASAQTIVAFDEVQNLIGKNLGHSAYREITQGQVDLFADATDDHQWIHVDPERAKDGPFGAPIAHGFLTLSLLIPMWGELFDVTGVKTKVNYGLDKVRFTSPVKVGSRIRMTAEIADVQDVKGNGLHVVADLTIEIEGQERPAVIARFLSRLYA, via the coding sequence ATGACCGAAGCACCCGCCTCCGCCCAGACCATCGTCGCGTTCGATGAGGTTCAGAACCTCATCGGCAAAAATCTCGGACACTCGGCATACCGCGAGATTACGCAGGGCCAAGTGGACCTGTTTGCCGACGCCACCGATGACCACCAGTGGATCCACGTGGATCCGGAGCGGGCCAAGGACGGCCCCTTCGGCGCTCCGATTGCCCACGGGTTCCTGACCCTCTCGCTGCTGATCCCGATGTGGGGCGAGCTGTTCGATGTGACGGGCGTCAAGACGAAGGTCAACTACGGCCTGGACAAGGTCCGCTTCACCTCGCCGGTGAAGGTCGGCTCCCGGATCCGGATGACCGCCGAAATCGCCGATGTCCAGGACGTCAAGGGCAACGGCCTGCACGTGGTCGCGGACCTGACCATCGAGATCGAGGGCCAGGAACGTCCGGCCGTCATCGCCCGTTTCCTCAGCCGGCTGTACGCCTAG
- a CDS encoding amidohydrolase family protein: MRYEYGLDLASLDAIDMHVHIECSDHGHASLPAALTEASAKYFKSEDRSPTLDTIAERYREWRMAAVVFTVDATTALGHEPNSIEEIAEGAARNNDVLIPFGSVDPLQGSRAVDRARMLVEDYGVKGFKFHPSLQGFDPSDQQFYPIYEAIAALGVPALFHTGQNGMGAGLPGGYGIKLAYSNPMLLDAVAADFPELQVIMAHPSVPWQDEANSIAIHKANVWIDLSGWSPKYFPESLVRASNSMLADKVLFGTDYPLISPQKWLGAFEQQSFKDEVRPKILKDNAVRLLGLDTAAGAAAGAAGAGERA, encoded by the coding sequence ATGCGATACGAATACGGCCTCGACCTGGCGTCCCTGGACGCCATCGACATGCACGTGCACATCGAGTGCTCGGACCACGGCCACGCCTCGCTGCCGGCGGCCCTCACCGAGGCTTCCGCCAAGTACTTCAAATCCGAGGACCGCAGCCCCACCCTGGACACCATCGCCGAACGCTACCGCGAGTGGCGGATGGCCGCCGTCGTCTTCACCGTGGACGCCACCACCGCGCTGGGCCACGAACCAAACTCCATCGAAGAGATCGCCGAGGGCGCGGCACGCAACAATGACGTGCTGATCCCCTTCGGCTCCGTGGATCCACTGCAGGGCAGCCGGGCGGTCGACCGGGCGCGGATGCTGGTGGAGGACTACGGGGTCAAGGGCTTCAAGTTCCATCCTTCCCTGCAGGGTTTCGATCCTTCGGACCAGCAGTTTTATCCGATCTACGAGGCCATCGCCGCCCTGGGCGTCCCGGCCCTGTTCCACACCGGGCAGAACGGCATGGGGGCCGGACTGCCCGGGGGCTACGGCATCAAGCTTGCGTACTCGAACCCGATGCTGCTCGATGCCGTTGCCGCGGACTTCCCGGAACTGCAGGTCATCATGGCCCACCCGTCCGTGCCATGGCAGGACGAGGCCAACTCGATTGCCATCCACAAGGCCAATGTCTGGATCGACCTGTCCGGCTGGTCGCCGAAGTATTTTCCGGAGTCCCTGGTGCGGGCTTCGAACTCGATGCTGGCCGACAAGGTCCTGTTCGGCACCGACTATCCGCTGATCTCCCCGCAGAAGTGGCTGGGTGCCTTTGAGCAGCAGAGCTTCAAGGATGAAGTGCGCCCGAAGATCCTGAAGGACAACGCGGTGCGCCTGCTTGGGCTGGATACCGCTGCCGGCGCTGCTGCCGGTGCCGCCGGTGCAGGGGAACGCGCATGA
- a CDS encoding acyl-CoA dehydrogenase family protein produces MTGLLTESRLYPDCDPFNVEGRLTEAEKAPLRRLRRVLEDTARPLLADYWEAGEFPYQLDGPLRELNLMVPPELTAGGAEPRALYHGFRIFELARTDASLATYYTAQAGLFRTACRVGGTPEQFAQWDPLITTFEMTGVFCLTEPEHGSDIAGGLSTSAHRDGDEWILDGAKRWIGGAFTADYLAVFARDVADGQVKGFLVDREAPGVRLEKIRGKTSLRMMQNADISLDGVRVPESRRLGNVNSFKDVAAMLRAMRSDVAWIATGIQAGAYEAALRYVRSREQFGRSLGSFQLVQEKLARMLGNVTASLNLVAGLAERQQEGIFRDEDSALAKMWISLHMRETVALAREVVGGNGITLATDVARFHADAEAVYSYEGTHEINALVVGRAITGKSAFI; encoded by the coding sequence ATGACCGGCCTGCTGACCGAGTCCCGCCTGTACCCCGACTGCGATCCGTTCAACGTCGAGGGGCGGCTGACCGAGGCGGAGAAGGCACCGCTTCGGCGTCTGCGCCGGGTCCTGGAAGACACCGCCCGGCCGCTGCTGGCGGACTACTGGGAGGCCGGGGAGTTCCCGTACCAGCTGGACGGTCCGCTGCGGGAGCTGAACCTGATGGTTCCGCCTGAGCTGACTGCCGGCGGCGCCGAACCGCGGGCGCTCTACCACGGCTTCCGGATCTTCGAACTGGCCCGCACCGACGCATCGCTGGCCACCTACTACACCGCGCAGGCCGGGTTGTTCCGCACCGCCTGCCGGGTGGGAGGAACACCGGAGCAGTTTGCGCAGTGGGATCCGTTGATCACCACCTTCGAAATGACCGGCGTGTTCTGCCTGACCGAGCCCGAGCACGGTTCGGACATTGCCGGCGGGCTCTCGACGTCGGCACACCGCGACGGCGACGAGTGGATCCTGGACGGGGCCAAGCGGTGGATCGGCGGCGCGTTCACCGCCGACTATCTGGCGGTCTTCGCCCGGGACGTCGCCGATGGACAGGTCAAGGGGTTCCTCGTGGACCGCGAAGCACCCGGGGTGCGGCTCGAAAAGATCCGCGGCAAAACGTCGCTGCGGATGATGCAGAACGCCGACATTTCCCTCGACGGCGTCCGCGTTCCTGAATCCCGGAGGCTCGGCAACGTGAACTCCTTCAAGGATGTCGCGGCGATGCTGCGGGCCATGCGGTCCGACGTAGCCTGGATCGCTACCGGCATCCAGGCCGGAGCGTACGAAGCTGCGCTGCGGTACGTCCGCAGCCGCGAACAGTTCGGCCGGTCGCTGGGGAGCTTCCAGCTGGTCCAGGAAAAACTCGCCCGGATGCTGGGCAACGTCACCGCGTCCCTGAATCTGGTGGCCGGGCTGGCGGAGCGCCAGCAGGAAGGGATTTTCCGGGATGAGGATTCCGCCCTGGCGAAGATGTGGATCAGCCTGCACATGCGGGAAACCGTTGCCCTGGCCCGCGAAGTGGTCGGCGGCAACGGCATCACCCTGGCCACCGATGTCGCACGCTTTCACGCCGACGCCGAGGCCGTCTATTCCTACGAGGGAACCCACGAAATCAATGCGCTGGTCGTAGGCCGCGCAATCACCGGCAAGAGCGCCTTCATTTGA
- a CDS encoding ABC transporter permease produces MGALVRSVGRMLLGLAVSLAVVGALWIGLLKVFDVSAYIGKGPWEVWTFLVLDPEAAENRALVGGQLGQTLLDAGMGFAAGMLAALAAACVFTLFRGVEHALMPLAMLLRSVPLVALAPMIILVFGRQEAAVAAMGGIVVLFPALVTIVFGLRSASPAMLEVVQVYGGSRFDAFRKVAVPTAVPALFTALRVSIPGALTGALLAEWLATGQGIGYGIVSAVSRARYDQVWAAVVAVTLASILLYAVVAAVEAALKQRTGT; encoded by the coding sequence ATGGGCGCGCTGGTCCGGTCCGTCGGCCGGATGCTGCTGGGCCTGGCCGTCTCACTGGCCGTGGTTGGTGCGCTCTGGATCGGGCTGCTGAAGGTCTTCGACGTGTCCGCCTACATCGGCAAGGGACCGTGGGAGGTCTGGACTTTCCTGGTCCTGGACCCGGAGGCCGCGGAGAACCGCGCCCTGGTGGGCGGGCAGCTGGGACAGACACTGCTCGACGCCGGCATGGGGTTCGCCGCCGGCATGCTGGCCGCGCTCGCCGCGGCCTGTGTCTTCACCCTGTTCCGCGGGGTGGAGCACGCACTGATGCCGCTGGCCATGCTCCTGCGCTCGGTGCCGCTGGTGGCACTGGCACCGATGATCATCCTGGTCTTCGGCCGGCAGGAGGCGGCGGTGGCCGCGATGGGCGGCATTGTGGTGCTGTTCCCTGCGCTCGTCACCATCGTGTTTGGCTTGCGCTCCGCCTCGCCGGCCATGCTCGAGGTGGTGCAGGTGTACGGGGGTAGCCGGTTCGATGCCTTCCGGAAGGTGGCGGTGCCGACCGCAGTGCCCGCCCTGTTCACCGCGCTGCGGGTATCCATTCCCGGGGCGCTGACCGGGGCGTTGCTCGCGGAGTGGCTCGCCACGGGGCAGGGAATCGGCTACGGGATTGTCTCCGCGGTGTCCCGGGCACGGTATGACCAGGTGTGGGCCGCCGTCGTCGCCGTGACCCTGGCCTCGATCCTGCTGTACGCGGTGGTTGCCGCGGTGGAGGCGGCCTTGAAGCAGCGGACCGGGACATAG
- a CDS encoding MarR family winged helix-turn-helix transcriptional regulator, whose product MSTSPDGVADAARFAAASLGAEPVFLMARAASIGSAEANRRLADFGLKVRHYSVLSLACGGTAPTQRELSQFLVLDPSQIVAIVDELEHRGAVERQTDPRDRRSKVIVPTKDGHALYGKAKEAVDGATEISMAKLSAAEQRELRRLLQLVAF is encoded by the coding sequence ATGAGCACCTCCCCTGACGGCGTTGCCGACGCAGCGCGCTTCGCCGCTGCCAGCCTCGGCGCCGAACCCGTGTTCCTGATGGCGCGTGCCGCATCCATCGGATCGGCGGAGGCCAACCGCCGGCTGGCCGACTTCGGGCTGAAGGTGCGCCACTACTCCGTGCTGTCCCTGGCCTGCGGTGGAACCGCACCCACGCAGCGGGAGCTGAGTCAGTTCCTGGTGCTGGATCCCAGCCAGATCGTGGCCATCGTGGACGAGCTGGAGCACCGCGGCGCCGTCGAGCGTCAGACCGATCCGCGGGACCGCCGGTCAAAGGTCATTGTGCCCACCAAGGACGGACATGCCCTGTATGGCAAGGCCAAGGAGGCAGTGGACGGCGCCACCGAAATCTCCATGGCGAAGCTCAGCGCCGCCGAGCAGCGCGAACTCCGC